In the Juglans microcarpa x Juglans regia isolate MS1-56 chromosome 6D, Jm3101_v1.0, whole genome shotgun sequence genome, one interval contains:
- the LOC121235613 gene encoding uncharacterized protein LOC121235613 gives MVYSFFRKLLTYLSSDDELDAVINAEADEESSRHRGNRQRRKFIRCDHIQGHKRLFHYYVAENPVYPYNIFRMRFWMSRPLFLRILNEVEAYEPYFVQRKYNAGRLGLSSMQKITAVLRMLAYRINGNFMDEYIRIRESTVM, from the coding sequence ATGGTTTATTCTTTCTTTCGTAAATTGCTCACATACTTGTCATCTGATGATGAGTTGGATGCTGTTATTAATGCTGAGGCTGATGAAGAGTCATCGAGACATCGTGGCAATCGCCAACGTCGTAAGTTTATTCGGtgtgatcatattcaagggcacAAGCGCCTTTTCCACTACTATGTTGCAGAAAATCCAGTATATCCCTATAATATATTTCGAATGAGATTTTGGATGAGTCGTCCCCTATTTCTCCGTATTCTAAATGAGGTAGAAGCTTACGAGCCCTACTTCGTCCAGAGAAAATATAATGCCGGAAGACTCggtttatcttctatgcaaaagataacTGCAGTACTTAGAATGCTGGCATATAGGATTAATGgaaattttatggatgaatacatacGTATTAGAGAAAGCACCGTAATGTAG
- the LOC121235861 gene encoding COP9 signalosome complex subunit 6a encodes MASSSSSGLTFKLHPLVIVNISDHYTRVKSQMHPPIGPHANDNSNGTDGATSLPPPVPRVYGCVIGIQRGRTVEIFNSFELLYDPSTHSLDRSFLEKKQDLYKKVFPNFYILGWYSTGSDAQESDMHIHKALMDINESPVYVLLNPSINHAQKDLPVTIYESELHVIDGIPQLIFVRSNYTIETVEAERISVDHVAHLKPSDGGSAATQLAAHLTGIHSAIKMLNSRIRVLHYYLLAMQKGDILCENSLLRQVSSLLRRLPAIESEKFQDDFLMEYNDTLLITYLAMFTNCSSTMNELVDKFNTAYDRHSRRGGRTAFM; translated from the exons ATGGCGTCTTCGTCGAGCAGCGGACTAACATTCAAATTGCATCCGCTGGTGATTGTGAATATATCTGATCACTACACCAGGGTTAAGTCTCAGATGCACCCGCCCATAGGTCCCCACGCCAACGACAACAGCAATGGCACTGACGGAGCCACGTCGCTCCCGCCTCCTGTGCCGAGGGTCTATGGCTGCGTAATAGGGATTCAGAGGGGACGCACCGTCGAGATATTCAACAGCTTCGAGCTCCTCTACGATCCCTCCACACATTCTCTTGACCGCTCCTTCCTCGAGAAGAAGCAAGACCTCT ATAAAAAGGTTTTCCCCAACTTCTATATACTCGGATGGTATTCTACTGGCAGCGATGCGCAGGAATCTGATATGCATATTCATAAAGCC TTGATGGATATAAACGAAAGTCCTGTTTATGTTCTTCTCAATCCTTCAATTAATCATGCTCAAAAGGATCTCCCAGTCACTATTTATGAAAGTG AGCTGCATGTCATAGATGGGATTCCACAGCTTATTTTTGTTCGTTCAAACTACACTATTGAG ACGGTCGAAGCAGAACGTATTTCAGTTGATCATGTTGCACATCTTAAACCATCTGATGGAGGTTCAGCAGCTACTCAAT TGGCTGCTCACCTCACAGGCATACATAGTGCCATCAAAATGCTGAATAGCAGAATCAGGGTTCTTCATTACTATCTTCTAGCAATGCAAAAAG GTGATATCCTCTGTGAGAATTCACTGCTAAGACAAGTATCAAGTCTTCTAAGAAGATTGCCAGCTATTGAATCAGAGAAATTTCAAGATGACTTCTTGATG GAATACAATGACACACTATTGATCACTTACCTGGCCATGTTCACCAACTGCTCAAG CACAATGAATGAACTAGTCGACAAATTCAACACTGCATACGACAGGCATAGTCGAAGGGGTGGACGGACTGCCTTTATGTGA
- the LOC121235614 gene encoding uncharacterized protein LOC121235614 produces MNDNYSSIRCQTINANNFELKPALISMVQQAHYSRSPLDDPNIHLTMFLEICDTVKINGVTEDTIRLRLFPFSSRDKARVNAASSGTLMLKTAEGATSLLKELASNNYQWPTKRTMAKKVAGIHELESFAALSTQVASLSHQISVLTTQRIPQSAEYVVATGMNVLSNEAS; encoded by the exons ATGAATGACAACTACTCGAGTATAAGATGCCAGACCATTAATGCCAACAACTTTGAGCTCAAACCAGCTTTGATCAGCATGGTGCAACAAGCCCACTATAGCAGATCGCCACTTGATGATCCCAATATTCATTTGACGATGTTCTTGGAGATTTGTGACACTGTAAAGATCAATGGTGTTACTGAAGACACCATTAGACTgagattatttcctttttcttcgaGGGACAAAGCAAGAG TTAATGCTGCTTCTAGTGGAACTTTGATGTTAAAGACAGCTGAGGGTGCTACTTCTCTTTTGAAAGAATTGGCCTCAAACAATTATCAATGGCCAACCAAAAGAACTATGGCTAAGAAAGTTGCTGGGATTCATGAATTAGAGTCATTTGCTGCCCTTTCAACTCAAGTTGCTTCTCTATCCCATCAAATTTCAGTTTTGACAACCCAAAGGATACCACAAAGTGCAGAATATGTTGTAGCTACAGGTATGAATGTTCTGAGTAATGAAGCGAGTTAA